The sequence GAGATCACCTCGGGCCTGAAGGAGGGCGACGTCGTGGTGCTGCCGTCGGTGGCCACCGGTGGCGGTGGCTCCGAGGGCGGCGGCCGGGGCTCCGGCGGCGGTGGCGGTGGCGGTCGGGGCGGCGCGGGCGGAGGCCGCGGATGAGCGAGCACCACACGGCCGCTCGGCCGCACGGGCGGAAGCGGCGGATGAGCGAGCACCACACGGCCGGCCGGCCACACGACCCCCGGGAGCCGGGCCCGCCGCGGCGTCCCGTCCTCGATGTCCGGCAGCTGACGAAGTCCTACGGCAACGGCACCTCCCGGGTGCGGGCGCTGCGTGAGGTGTCACTGGAGGTGGAGGCGGGCGACTTCGTCGCCGTCATGGGCTCCTCCGGCTCCGGGAAGTCCACGCTGATGAACATCCTCGGCTGCCTCGACGTCCCCACCGGCGGACGCTACCTGCTGGACGGGACGGACGTCAGCCGTCTCGACGAGCGGCAGCTGTCGCTGGTACGCAACCGGAAGATCGGGTTCGTGTTCCAGTCGTTCAACCTGATTCCCAGGACGCCGGCGCTGGCCATCGTCGAGCTGCCGATGGCGTACGCGGGTGTGGGCCGGGCCGAACGGCGGTCGCGGGCGCTGGCGGCGCTGGAGGTGGTGGGCCTGGCCGAGCGGGCCGGTCACCGTCCCAACGAGCTGTCGGGCGGCCAGCAGCAGCGGGTCGCGGTGGCCCGTGCCCTGGTGACCTCGCCGGCGCTGATCCTGGCCGACGAGCCCACGGGCAATCTGGACAGCCGCAGCACGGCGGACGTACTGGACGTGTTCGCCGAACTCAACAGTCTGGGGCGCACGATCGTGCTGATCACGCACGAGGACGAGGTCGCCGCCCGGGCCCGCCGGGTCATCCGCCTGGTCGACGGCGGGATCGTCCAGGACGACCGCGTGGCGCCTCCCGTGACGACGGCACCCGGGTACGGCCAGGCGGCAGCCGGCGCGGACCGGGAGGCCGTGCGATGAACGCGTGGGAGATCGTGCGGTACGCCGCCGGCGGGATCGCGGTCAACAAGCTGCGCTCCGCCTTGACGATGCTGGGCATCCTCATCGGGGTGGCCTCGGTCATCCTGCTGGTCGGTGTCGGCCACGGTGCCTCGAAGCAGGTGCAGGACAGCCTGCAGGCCCTGGGCACCAACACGCTGACCGTCTCCCCGGCGCGCGGCGGCCAAGGCACGGCCGGGGTGCGTCCGCTGACGCCGCAGGACGCCGAGGCCCTGGCGGACAGGGCCGCGGTGCCGGACGTCGCCGCCGTCGCACCGGTGGTCCAGGCGGCGGGTACCGCGACGGCCGACGGGGCGAGCCACGCCATCCCGCAGATCGTGGGGACACGGCCGCAGTGGTTCTCCATCACCAACAGCGCCGTCGCCCAGGGACGCGCGTTCACCGAGGACGAGCTGGCGCAGGGCCGCAAGGTCGTGGTCCTGGGCCGCAGTGCGGTGAGCGAGCTGTTCCCCGGAGCCGACCCGGTGGGGCGGCGGATCGTGGTGCAGGGCGTGCCGTTCGAGGTGATCGGTGTCCTCAAACCGAAGGGCACCGCCGGTGCGCAGGACGCCGACGACACCGCGATCGCACCGCTGACCACCGTCCAGGCCACCCTGACCGGCTACGGCGCGGTCAGCCAGATCGTGGTGCAGGCGCGGTCGGCCGACCTGCTGGGACCCGCGCAGGCCCAGGTGAGCGCGGTCCTCGACGCCCGGCATCACATCACGGAACCCGCCCAGGCGGACTACCGCATCCTGAACCAGGCGCAGCTGCTGGAGACCCGCACCGAGGCCACCCGGACCTTCACCGTCCTGCTCGGCGCGGTCGCGGCGATCTCCCTGCTCGTGGGCGGCATCGGGATCACCAACATCATGCTGGTCACGGTGACCGAGCGGATCCGGGAGATCGGCATCCGCAAGGCGATCGGGGCGCCCAGGAGCGTGATCCTGAGCCAGTTCCTCGTCGAGGCCACGCTGCTGAGCGTCGGCGGCGGCCTGCTCGGGGTGACGGCCGCACTGGTCGCGTCCCGGTTCACCCTGGCCGGCGTGGAACCGGTCCTGACCTCGGGGCCGATCGCGCTCGCCTTCGGCGTGTCCGTTCTGATCGGCCTGGTCTTCGGGAGCCTTCCGGCCGGCCGAGCCGCCGGACTGCGCCCCATCGAGGCTCTGCGCCACGAGTAGACCCCACCCACCCCCGCGCGGCCCCCGCCCTCCCGGTCCTCCACCGCTGCGCGGGCCTTCCCACCCGGTCCTCCGCCCTTGCACGACCCCCTCATCCGCCCGGTCCCTTCCCGCCCTGTCCCCGCCGCTGTCCTCCGCCCCTGCGCGGGCCCTCGCCCGCCCTGTCCCCGCCGCTGTCCTCCGCCCCTGTTCCCCGCTGTGTTCCCTCCCGCTCCCGCTCCCCACTCCCCGCTTCCCGTCCCCCGTTCCCCGCTTCCCGCTTCCCGCTTCCCGCTTCCCGCTTCCTCTGGAGTTGATCACGATGTCCCGTCCCGACCCGTCCTCCGCCCCGCAGGAGTCCCCCCGCCGCACCGAGAGCGCGCTTCCCGGCGAACTGCTGGCCGCACCGCACTACCAGGACGACCTGGACGAGCAGTCGGCCGGGGCCCGCCGCGGGCCGGGAAGGCTCACGCTCGCGCTCGGCGCGGCGATCCTGGCCGTCTGCGGCGTCGCGGGCGGCATCGCGATCGAGAAGGCCACGGCCCCCGAGCCCACCGCCCGTTCCCAGGCAGGAGGCCGGGCCGGAGGCACGGGCGAGCCGTCGGGGCAGCGCGGCGGCGGCGGGGCAGGCGGCCGTGCGGGCAGCGGTGGAGGTGGCGCTGGAACGGTCATCGGTACCGTGGAGCGGATCGAGAAGGGCACGGTGTACGTGAAGACGAGCGACGGGAAGACGGTCGAGGTGGCGACGACCGGCGACACGCGGGTGCAGGTCACCAGGGAAGGCAGCACCGAGGACCTCGCCTCCGGCCAGACCGTGGCCGTCAGCGGGGAGCGGGCCGAGGACGGCTCCCTTTCCGCCACCGTCATCAGCCAGGGCAACCCCGCCCGGGGCCCGGGCCGCAGCGGGCCCGCCAGGAACGAGGACCGGGAAGACCCCTCATGACGCACCCCGCACCAGTCCGGCACACCGCCGGACCCGAAGCGCGCCTGCTCGTCATCGAGGACGAACCCAACATCCTGGAACTGCTCGCCAGCAGCCTGCGCTTCGCCGGATTCCACGTCACCGAAGCGGCCGGCGGCAACGAGGGCCTGCGCAGCGTCGAGGCGGCCCCGCCGGACCTGGTCATCCTCGACGTGGCCCTGCCCGACATGGACGGCTTCACCGTCATCCGCAGGCTCCGCGGCGCCGGCCACCACGTACCGGTGATCTTCCTCACCGCACGGGACGCCACTGCCGACAAGATCAGCGGCCTGGCCCTGGGCGGGGACGACTACATCACCAAACCGTTCAGCCTCGAAGAGACCGTGCAGCGCATCCGCGCCGTCCTGCGCCGTACCGCCGCCCACACCGGCACCCGGAGCACCGCACTGCGGTACGACACCCTGGAGCTGGACCCGGCGGCGCACCTCGTGCACCGCGACGGCCATCGCGTCGAGCTGTCCGCGACCGAGTTCCGGCTCCTGCGCTATCTCCTGCTGAACCAGGAGCACGTGGTGTCCAAGGCCCAGATCCTCAGCAACGTCTGGGAGGACGACTTCACGGGCGACCCCTCCATCGTCGAGTCCTACATCTCCTACCTGCGCAGAAAGCTCGAACCCCACGGCCCCCGCATGATCCACACCGTTCGCGGCGTCGGATACGTCCTCCGGCTCGACCGGGCGTCCTGACGTGCGCCCCACTCCGGCCCGCCCACCGCGGGAGCTGCCCGGCGGGGGGATACGCGGCGTCCTGTCCCGTATCCCGCTGCGGGTGTACCTGGTCACCGTGGTGACCGTGCTGCTCACCCTGGCGCTGACCGGCGCGGGGTGGGCGGCCGTCGAAGTGATGAGCGGCCACCTCACCGACCAGGTCGACACCAAACTCGAACAGAACGCGAAACGGGTCGCGGCCCGCGCCGAAGCCTCCGGGACCCTGCGGGCGCTGCCCGAGCCCGGCGCCGAACCCGGCCGGGGCCCCCTGGTCTCGACGACCTCGCTGATCCAGATACGGGACAGCCGCGGCACGGTCCTCGCGCAGACGCCGGAGCCCGGCGACGACCCCGCCCTCGCGCTCCCCTCGATCGCGCCCGGGACGGCCCCCGGCCAGCCCTTCACCGTCCCCGGAACGCCCGCGCAGGGCCATGCCTGGCGCGTGACCCTGCGCGGCATGGACGCGACGGGCCACACGGTCCTCGTCGCCGTCAGCCTCGAAGACGTCGAAGCCACCCTCGCCCGGCTGGAGAGCGCCATCCGGCAGATCGGCCTCGTCACCGTCGTCCTGCTCACCGTCATCGCCCACCTGGTCATCCGGTTCTCCCTGCGCCCGCTGCAACGCATGGAGGCGACGGCGGAGGCCATCGCGTCCGGAGACCTCTCCGCCCGGGTGCCCGAAGCAGGGCCCCGCACCGAGGTCGGCCGGCTCGGCAACGCCCTCAACGGCATGCTCAGCCAGGTCGAAACCGCCTTCCAGGCGCGCCAGGCATCCGAGGCCGCCGCCCGCGAGGCCGAGCGCCGCATGCGGCGCTTCGTGGCCGACGCCGGCCACGAACTGCGCACCCCCCTCACCTCCACCCGCGGCTACGCCGAGCTCTACCGGCAGGGAGCCGTCCGGGACCGCGAGCACCTGGACCGGATCATGCGCCGCATCGAGGACGAGTCCGTTCGCATGTCCTCCCTCGTCGACGACCTGCTGCTCCTCGCCCGCCTCGACCGCGAACCCGAGGAGGAACACACGGCCGTCGACCTGCACCCCCTCCTCGCCGACGCCGTGCAGGACGCCCGTGCGGCCCAGCGGGACCGCACCCTTCGCCTCACCCTGCCCCCCGCCCCCGGGCCGGAAGGCGCGTACAGCGGCACCACCGTCCACGGGAACGAGGCACGCCTGCGGCAGGTCCTGGCCAACCTGCTCGGCAACGCCCTCCACCACACCCCGCCGGGGACCGCCGTCGACGTCCGCCTGGAACACCACGGCACCCGCACGGGACGGTGGGCCGTCGTCGACGTGGCCGACGACGGCCCCGGCATGCAGCCCGGCCAACTCGCCCGCGTCTTCGAGCGCTTCTACCGCGCGGACCCTGCCCGAAGCCGCGACAGCGGCGGCGCGGGACTGGGACTGTCCATCGTCCGGGCCATCGTCACCCAGCACCAAGGACACGTACAGGCGCACTCCACCCCCGGTCAGGGCACCGTCTTCCGCGTGTGGCTCCCGCTGCGCTGACCACGCCCGGCCGCAAGGTTTGCCGTCCTCCCAGGCGCCTCCCAGCCACCTCCCCGGCTCGGTCCAGGACGGCGCTGTTCGATCGGTCCACGCCCCGACCCCTGCGCTGTGGAGTTGCCGTGCACACCCTGGAGACATCACCGCCCCTCCGCCCCGCGGCCCGGCCGTGAACCGGAACCGGAACCCGGTGCCGCTCTCGTCGCAGGGCCCCACCGAGAAGACGCACCCGGCCCGGCACCGCGCCCCCCGGCCGGCCCCAAAGGAGGAGGCGGACGGGGACGGGGCCCACCGCCATCCCGCGGACTGGCTCGCCTTCCGGACCCTGTACCGGCACACCTACCTGCGGTACGCCCGGGCCCGCGGCTGCACGCAGCGAGAGAGCGCCCTCGCGGTCGAGGCGGTCTTCTCCGCCCTCGCCGACACTTGGCCGCAGATCCTGAGCAGCCCCAGCCCCGAGCGGGTCGCGTGGCGGACGCTCGGACGCGCGCTCGGCCACGCCGTGGGCACGGACCGGCAGAGAACCGCGGAGCGGCCGAGGCCGGGAGCCACGCGGGACCAGGAGGAGGCGCAGATCCTCTGCCACGTCATGGCCCTGAGCGTCCGGGAAGCCGCCGCACTCACGGGACGGTCGGAGGCGTCCGTCCACAGCGCGCTCCGTGCGGCGGCACGCGGCCTCGGGGCGCACCGGGAGTAGCCCGGTGACCGGACGGCCCGGTCCGGCGTGCCGGCGTCAGCTCCAGACCCCCCGCGCCGCCGCTCCCCGGACGAAGTCGGCGAAGCCGCGCGGCTCCCGGCCGAGTGCCCGGCGGACGCCGTCCAGGACGGGGGCCTCCCGGCTCGTGGTGATCGGCTCCAGCGCGTCGGTCCACAGACCGGCCTCCCCGTCCGTGAAGCCCTGGGCGGTGAGCCCCGCCCGGAAGACGGCGGCGTCGACGGGGACGTACGCGGCGCGCTTCCCGGTCTCCTTGGCGATCTCGTCCAGGACGTCGGCGATGCCGAGGGCCCGGGGGCCGGAGAGCCCGTACTCCCGACCCGCGTGGCCGTCCTCGGTGAGCGCGGCGACGGCCACGTCCGCGATGTCGTCCGCGTCGACGAACGCGGCCTTCCCGTCCCCGGTGGGCAGGGCCAGTTCCCCCTGGCGTACGCCGTCGAGGAAGACGCCCTCGCTGAAGTTCTGGGCGAACCAGCCGGGCCGCAGGATCGTCCAGGTCACCCCGGAGGCGCGGACGGCCCGCTCCCCCTCGCCGTGCGGTCCGCCGTCCTCGTAGGAGGGGCCGAAGTAGCCGGGCTCGTCCGTGCCCCGGGCCGAGAGCAGCACCAGCCGCCGCACCCCGCTCGCGACGGCCTGTTCGACGAAGGCGGGGGTCGGGGAGGGCGAGGCGTCGAGCGGGGTGATGTACACGGCGGTGACACCGTCCAGGGCGGCCTGCCAGGTGGCGGGGTCCGCCCAGTCGAAGGGGGTGTCCCCGGACCGCGAGGCCGCCCGGGTCTCCACCCCCAGCTCGCGGAGACGGGCCACCACCCTGCGGCCGGTCTTGCCGGTACCGCCGGTCACGAGTACGGGCCCCGGCACGGAGGTCGCTGCTGCGGTCGTGTCTGTCTGAGTCATGGCACCAGCCTCACCGGGCGGGCGGCCCCCGCCCATGGCTCAGCGTCCCGGAGAGATGTCCGAGCGTCCGGCACCCCCGCGCCGGGCCGCGCGGCCACACCCACACCCACACCCACACCCACACCCATGCCCATGCCCATGCCCACGGTCACGGTCACGGTCACGCCCACGCCGGCGCCCACGTCCGCGCCACCGGCCCGCGCCGATACCCCGTCCCGTTCACCCTCCTGCCCCAGCGACGAGAAGGAGGACGGACCGGAGCCCGCGCCCCCTCCCGACCCGGTCGGGTGCAGGACACACCCGCCCGACCGCCTCGGCCGGCCCCCCGCCCCCGCCTCGCTCGGCGAGGGACCCCAGAAGCCCGCCGCGACCACGAGCCACAGCTTCGCCCCGCGTGACCGTGTGAGCCTTTGCCCGCACACCCATTCCTGACGCAGCGTCAGTTCAGTAACCTGACAGTGCGTCAGTTCATAGGCCGGACCCGTCCGTTCCCGGGCGGGCCATCGAGCAGGAGTGGGCGGAACGATGCTTGGATCGACTCACGGCACCCTCACCACCGACTTCCGCGCCCGGGTGGTGGCCTGCGGCGAAGAGCCGCACGCCGCCGTCGTCAGCCTGCCCACCGCCACACGGCAGGGCGGCCTGGACGTCAGCGGACGTCCGCTGCACCTGCCCGTGCCCGACCTGGACCGCTTCTTCCGGCCCCGATCGGTGGCCGTCGTCGGGGCCTCGGACGCCGAGGGCCGCCCCAACACCGGCATCACCCGGCAGCTGATCGCCTGGGCCGAGCGCGTCGGCGCCCGGCTGCACCCGGTGCACCCGGACCGGCCCGCCGTGTTCGGCCGGGAGTGCGTGCCCTCGGTCGCCGGACTGCCCGAGCCCGTCGACCTCGCGGTCCTGCTGGTCGCGGACCCGCTCCCGGTGATCGAGGAGCTCGGCGAGGCCAAGGTGCCCTTTGCCGTCGCGTTCGCCTCCGGGTTCGCCGAGACCGGGGAGGCGGGCGCGGCCGCCCAGGCCCGGCTGGCGGCGGCCGTGGAGCGGTCCGGGCTGCGGCTGCTGGGGCCGAACACCAACCTGAACGCCTTCGAGCGCTTCCGGGACGACCTGGAGGGCCCCGCCATCGCCCTGATCACCCAGTCCGGGCACCAGGGCCGCCCGCTGCACGCCCTCCAGGAGCTGGGGATCCGGCTCTCGCACTGGGCCCCCACGGGCAACGAGGCGGATCTGGAGACCGCCGACTTCCTGGCGTACTTCGCCCAGCTCCCCGAGGTCGGGGCGGTCGCCTGCTACGTCGAGGGGCTCAAGGACGGCCGCTCCTTCCTGCTCGCCGCCGACCGGGCCGCCCGCGCGAAGGTCCCCGTCGTCGCCGTGAAGGTGGGCCGCACCGACGCCGGGACCGAGGCCGCCGCCTCGCACACCGGGAAGCTGACCGGGGCGGACCAGGTGGTCGACGCGGCGATGCGGCAGTTCGGGGTGGTCCGGGTGGACGGCCTGGACGAACTCCAGGACACCGCGACCCTGCTGGCCCGCGCCCGCCCGCCGAAGGCCGAGGGGGTGGCCGTCTGCTCCATCTCCGGCGGCACCGGCGCGCACTTCGCGGACCTGGCGACGGCGGCCGGGCTCACCCTGCCCACGCTGTCACCGCGGAAGCAGGCCGAACTGCACACCTGGATACCGGAGTACCTCAGCGTCGCCAATCCGGTCGACAACGGCGGCCACCCGGTCGGGGACTGGCGCGGCCGGAAGATCATCGACGCGATCCTCGCGGACCCGTCGGTCGGCGTGCTGATCTGTCCGATCACCGGCCCGTTCCCCCCGATGAGCGACCGGCTCGCCCAGGACCTGGCGGACGCGGCGGAGGCCACCGACAAGCTGATCTGCGTCGTGTGGGGCTCCCCCGTCGGCACCGAGGACGCCTACCGCACGACCCTGCTGGGCTCCTCGCGCCTCGCCACCTTCCGTACGGCACGCAACTGCGTCACCGCCGTGAAGGCCTACCTGGACCACCACCGCTTCACCGAGCGCTACCGCTCCCCCTTCGAGGACGCCCCGCGCACCCCGTCACCCTCCTTCCGCAAGGCGCAGAACCTGCTGCGGCCGGGCGAGCAGCTCAGCGAGCACGCCGCGAAGCAGCTCCTGCGGGCGTACGGGATCCGGGTGCCGCGGGAGCAGTTGGTGACGAGCGCGGCCGGCGCCGTTCGGGCCGCCGGGCCGGTCGGCTACCCGGTGGTGATGAAGGCGTCCGGACCCCGGCTCGCCCACAAGACGGAGCTGGGCCTGGTGAAGGTCGGCCTCACCTCGGCCAGCCAGGTCCGGGACGCCTACCGCGAGCTGACCGACATCGCCCGGTACGAATCGGTGGACCTGGACGGCATCCTGGTCTGCCAGATGATCGACCGGGGCGTCGAGATGATGGTCGGGGTCACCCACGACGCCCTGTTCGGCCCGACCGTCACGGTGGGGCTCGGCGGGGTCCTGGTGGAGGTCCTGCACGACGCGGCGGTCCGGGTCCCGCCGTTCGGCGAGCGGGACGCCCGGGACATGCTCGGCGAGCTGCGCGGCCGGGCCCTGCTGGAGGGGGTGCGCGGCGGGGCCCCCGTCGATGTGGACGCCCTGGTGGAAGTGGTGCTGCGGGTCCAGCGCATGGCTCTGGAGCTGGGCGACGACCTGACCGAGCTGGACGTCAACCCGCTGGTGGTGCTGGGCCGCGGCCAGGGCGCGGTGGCCCTGGACGCGCTGGCGGTGTGCCGGTGAGCGGGCGCCGCGCGGACGTCACGCCGTCGGCCTCCGCGCCCCCCGAAGCCACCGTGCTGCACGCCCTCGCCGGCGGTGTCTCGCGGATCACCCTCAACCGGCCCGAGGCCATGAACGCCGTG is a genomic window of Streptomyces sp. YPW6 containing:
- a CDS encoding ABC transporter ATP-binding protein; protein product: MSEHHTAGRPHDPREPGPPRRPVLDVRQLTKSYGNGTSRVRALREVSLEVEAGDFVAVMGSSGSGKSTLMNILGCLDVPTGGRYLLDGTDVSRLDERQLSLVRNRKIGFVFQSFNLIPRTPALAIVELPMAYAGVGRAERRSRALAALEVVGLAERAGHRPNELSGGQQQRVAVARALVTSPALILADEPTGNLDSRSTADVLDVFAELNSLGRTIVLITHEDEVAARARRVIRLVDGGIVQDDRVAPPVTTAPGYGQAAAGADREAVR
- a CDS encoding ABC transporter permease, with translation MNAWEIVRYAAGGIAVNKLRSALTMLGILIGVASVILLVGVGHGASKQVQDSLQALGTNTLTVSPARGGQGTAGVRPLTPQDAEALADRAAVPDVAAVAPVVQAAGTATADGASHAIPQIVGTRPQWFSITNSAVAQGRAFTEDELAQGRKVVVLGRSAVSELFPGADPVGRRIVVQGVPFEVIGVLKPKGTAGAQDADDTAIAPLTTVQATLTGYGAVSQIVVQARSADLLGPAQAQVSAVLDARHHITEPAQADYRILNQAQLLETRTEATRTFTVLLGAVAAISLLVGGIGITNIMLVTVTERIREIGIRKAIGAPRSVILSQFLVEATLLSVGGGLLGVTAALVASRFTLAGVEPVLTSGPIALAFGVSVLIGLVFGSLPAGRAAGLRPIEALRHE
- a CDS encoding DUF5666 domain-containing protein yields the protein MSRPDPSSAPQESPRRTESALPGELLAAPHYQDDLDEQSAGARRGPGRLTLALGAAILAVCGVAGGIAIEKATAPEPTARSQAGGRAGGTGEPSGQRGGGGAGGRAGSGGGGAGTVIGTVERIEKGTVYVKTSDGKTVEVATTGDTRVQVTREGSTEDLASGQTVAVSGERAEDGSLSATVISQGNPARGPGRSGPARNEDREDPS
- a CDS encoding response regulator transcription factor produces the protein MTHPAPVRHTAGPEARLLVIEDEPNILELLASSLRFAGFHVTEAAGGNEGLRSVEAAPPDLVILDVALPDMDGFTVIRRLRGAGHHVPVIFLTARDATADKISGLALGGDDYITKPFSLEETVQRIRAVLRRTAAHTGTRSTALRYDTLELDPAAHLVHRDGHRVELSATEFRLLRYLLLNQEHVVSKAQILSNVWEDDFTGDPSIVESYISYLRRKLEPHGPRMIHTVRGVGYVLRLDRAS
- a CDS encoding cell wall metabolism sensor histidine kinase WalK, with the translated sequence MRPTPARPPRELPGGGIRGVLSRIPLRVYLVTVVTVLLTLALTGAGWAAVEVMSGHLTDQVDTKLEQNAKRVAARAEASGTLRALPEPGAEPGRGPLVSTTSLIQIRDSRGTVLAQTPEPGDDPALALPSIAPGTAPGQPFTVPGTPAQGHAWRVTLRGMDATGHTVLVAVSLEDVEATLARLESAIRQIGLVTVVLLTVIAHLVIRFSLRPLQRMEATAEAIASGDLSARVPEAGPRTEVGRLGNALNGMLSQVETAFQARQASEAAAREAERRMRRFVADAGHELRTPLTSTRGYAELYRQGAVRDREHLDRIMRRIEDESVRMSSLVDDLLLLARLDREPEEEHTAVDLHPLLADAVQDARAAQRDRTLRLTLPPAPGPEGAYSGTTVHGNEARLRQVLANLLGNALHHTPPGTAVDVRLEHHGTRTGRWAVVDVADDGPGMQPGQLARVFERFYRADPARSRDSGGAGLGLSIVRAIVTQHQGHVQAHSTPGQGTVFRVWLPLR
- a CDS encoding NAD(P)H-binding protein; amino-acid sequence: MTQTDTTAAATSVPGPVLVTGGTGKTGRRVVARLRELGVETRAASRSGDTPFDWADPATWQAALDGVTAVYITPLDASPSPTPAFVEQAVASGVRRLVLLSARGTDEPGYFGPSYEDGGPHGEGERAVRASGVTWTILRPGWFAQNFSEGVFLDGVRQGELALPTGDGKAAFVDADDIADVAVAALTEDGHAGREYGLSGPRALGIADVLDEIAKETGKRAAYVPVDAAVFRAGLTAQGFTDGEAGLWTDALEPITTSREAPVLDGVRRALGREPRGFADFVRGAAARGVWS
- a CDS encoding acetate--CoA ligase family protein, whose translation is MLGSTHGTLTTDFRARVVACGEEPHAAVVSLPTATRQGGLDVSGRPLHLPVPDLDRFFRPRSVAVVGASDAEGRPNTGITRQLIAWAERVGARLHPVHPDRPAVFGRECVPSVAGLPEPVDLAVLLVADPLPVIEELGEAKVPFAVAFASGFAETGEAGAAAQARLAAAVERSGLRLLGPNTNLNAFERFRDDLEGPAIALITQSGHQGRPLHALQELGIRLSHWAPTGNEADLETADFLAYFAQLPEVGAVACYVEGLKDGRSFLLAADRAARAKVPVVAVKVGRTDAGTEAAASHTGKLTGADQVVDAAMRQFGVVRVDGLDELQDTATLLARARPPKAEGVAVCSISGGTGAHFADLATAAGLTLPTLSPRKQAELHTWIPEYLSVANPVDNGGHPVGDWRGRKIIDAILADPSVGVLICPITGPFPPMSDRLAQDLADAAEATDKLICVVWGSPVGTEDAYRTTLLGSSRLATFRTARNCVTAVKAYLDHHRFTERYRSPFEDAPRTPSPSFRKAQNLLRPGEQLSEHAAKQLLRAYGIRVPREQLVTSAAGAVRAAGPVGYPVVMKASGPRLAHKTELGLVKVGLTSASQVRDAYRELTDIARYESVDLDGILVCQMIDRGVEMMVGVTHDALFGPTVTVGLGGVLVEVLHDAAVRVPPFGERDARDMLGELRGRALLEGVRGGAPVDVDALVEVVLRVQRMALELGDDLTELDVNPLVVLGRGQGAVALDALAVCR